One window of Mesorhizobium sp. WSM4904 genomic DNA carries:
- a CDS encoding glucose 1-dehydrogenase, translated as MILKDRIAVVTGAGSGIGRAGAMIMAREGAVVVIADRDPAAGEATASDIREAGGRAEAVATDVGDDTAVEGLITGTLDKHGRIDILHSHAGIQVGGTLTEVSTGGMDASWRINVRAQFLAAKAVMPSMIAQGGGVILNTASNSGVFYDREMIAYATSKHAVVAMTRQMSLDYARHNVRINALCPGWVDTPFNEPFIAQMGGRDAIENYVRTKIPMGRWASAEEIAEAILFLVSDRSSFMTGQALVVDGGESIG; from the coding sequence ATGATTTTGAAAGATCGCATTGCCGTGGTGACGGGCGCCGGGTCGGGGATCGGACGCGCCGGCGCCATGATCATGGCGAGGGAAGGGGCGGTCGTGGTGATCGCCGACCGCGATCCGGCGGCCGGCGAAGCCACGGCGTCGGATATCCGCGAAGCCGGCGGCCGCGCCGAAGCGGTCGCCACCGATGTCGGCGACGACACGGCGGTAGAGGGCCTCATAACCGGAACGCTCGACAAGCACGGACGGATCGACATCCTGCACAGCCATGCCGGCATCCAGGTCGGCGGCACGCTGACGGAAGTGAGCACCGGCGGCATGGACGCCTCATGGCGGATCAATGTGCGGGCGCAGTTTCTGGCGGCGAAAGCCGTCATGCCTTCGATGATCGCGCAGGGCGGCGGGGTGATCCTCAACACGGCCTCGAATTCCGGCGTCTTCTACGACCGCGAGATGATTGCCTATGCCACGTCCAAGCATGCCGTGGTGGCAATGACCAGGCAGATGTCGCTCGACTATGCAAGGCACAATGTGCGCATCAACGCGCTTTGCCCAGGCTGGGTCGACACGCCGTTCAACGAGCCGTTCATCGCCCAGATGGGCGGGCGCGATGCGATCGAAAACTATGTCCGCACCAAGATCCCGATGGGGCGCTGGGCGAGCGCGGAGGAGATCGCCGAAGCCATCCTGTTCCTCGTCTCCGACCGCTCGTCCTTCATGACCGGCCAGGCGCTGGTCGTCGATGGCGGCGAGAGCATCGGCTGA
- a CDS encoding FAD-binding oxidoreductase codes for MARSTGFNSGLDIGKSYYVATANPAPDHQPLIGDVEADLVVVGGGCTGLSAALHAAERGLKVVLLEGGKIGWGASGRNGGQMIPGLRRGAKGLVKAFGPERAKALFDLAFEARGLVLDIIERHGIECDLRLTGHLVGAVNGSDMRDFEEEAECLAKVMDFTDVEVLSAAQARQMVDTPYQGAVFERLGGHMHPLNYTLGLARAAVGAGVMIHENSVAVRLEREPSIRVFTDKGSVRARHVVLAGDALLEGLEPRVNSRIMPIGNYIVATEPLGGRNVIPSNVAVSDTLFVVNYYRMSADGRLLFGGGERYTPSPPADIAGFVRPHMEKTFPQLGGCRIDHAWGGLVSVTTSRLPHVGHYGEVYFAHGYSGKGAILSTLSGKLLAEAITGDASRLDLFSTLTPLPFPGGTALRGPLYVLGMLWYAMRDRLRH; via the coding sequence ATGGCTCGTTCGACAGGTTTCAATTCCGGTCTCGATATCGGCAAATCCTACTATGTCGCCACCGCCAATCCGGCGCCGGACCATCAGCCACTCATCGGCGACGTCGAGGCTGACCTCGTAGTGGTCGGCGGCGGCTGCACCGGGCTTTCGGCTGCACTTCACGCGGCCGAACGCGGCCTGAAGGTGGTGCTGCTCGAAGGCGGCAAGATCGGCTGGGGCGCCTCCGGCCGCAATGGCGGCCAGATGATCCCCGGCTTGCGCAGGGGCGCCAAGGGGCTGGTCAAGGCGTTCGGGCCGGAACGGGCGAAGGCGCTGTTCGACCTCGCCTTCGAGGCACGCGGGCTGGTGCTCGACATCATCGAGCGCCACGGCATCGAGTGCGACCTGCGCCTGACCGGTCATCTGGTCGGCGCGGTCAACGGCTCCGACATGCGCGACTTCGAGGAAGAGGCAGAGTGCCTCGCCAAGGTTATGGACTTTACCGATGTCGAGGTCCTGTCGGCGGCGCAGGCGCGGCAGATGGTGGACACGCCCTATCAGGGCGCGGTCTTCGAGAGGCTCGGCGGCCACATGCATCCGCTGAACTATACGCTGGGGCTGGCGCGCGCCGCAGTCGGCGCCGGCGTTATGATCCACGAGAACTCGGTCGCCGTCCGGCTGGAGCGCGAGCCGTCCATCCGGGTCTTCACCGACAAGGGTTCGGTCCGCGCGCGTCATGTCGTGTTGGCCGGCGATGCGCTGCTGGAAGGGCTCGAGCCGCGCGTCAACAGCCGCATCATGCCGATCGGCAACTACATCGTTGCCACCGAGCCTTTGGGCGGGCGCAATGTCATACCGTCCAATGTCGCGGTTTCGGACACGCTCTTCGTCGTCAACTATTACCGCATGTCGGCGGACGGCCGGCTGCTGTTTGGCGGCGGCGAGCGCTATACGCCTTCGCCGCCGGCCGACATTGCCGGTTTCGTGCGGCCGCATATGGAAAAGACCTTCCCGCAGCTCGGAGGCTGCCGGATCGATCACGCCTGGGGCGGGCTGGTGTCGGTGACGACGTCACGCCTGCCGCATGTCGGGCACTACGGCGAGGTCTATTTCGCGCATGGCTATTCCGGCAAGGGCGCCATCCTGTCGACGCTGTCGGGCAAACTGCTCGCGGAAGCGATCACGGGGGACGCCTCGCGGCTCGACCTGTTCTCGACGCTGACGCCGCTGCCGTTCCCCGGCGGCACTGCGCTGCGCGGCCCGCTCTATGTGCTCGGCATGCTGTGGTATGCAATGCGCGATCGGCTGAGACATTAG
- a CDS encoding glutamine synthetase family protein, translated as MPDKQDFSSSADPQSWLTTHGINEVECLVPDVNGVLRGKALPAAKFLKSLEDRALYLPSSAFLVAIDGRYSGSIDEGFAYQDPDMRMVPDLSTLSLAPGGGSGKAYVFADTFHMDDRPWMASPRHVLRAVLDLYRRRGWRAVMAPELEFYLTAPNPDPDRPLTAPVGRNGRPESVQHPYDMQALEEFETVTRRLYDHAAIAGLPLDTLIHESGTAQLEINFLHGDPLALADKVLLFKRMARQAAQASGMHATFMAKPIAAQAGSSMHLHMSIVDESGEPLFAGKDGEDSAMFAQFIGGLQKYIPEIMPLFAPNVNSYRRIRPGHSAPANIEWSHDNRSCGLRVPIGGRAARRVENRLPGADANPYLAMAGSLIAGYLGIEEKLDRSAEAFGNAYRSQSTLPKTMEEALDRFAACEPVRALVGEDFFQTYLRVKSVELDLFQTVVTSWERDHLLLKV; from the coding sequence ATGCCTGACAAACAAGACTTTTCCAGCAGCGCCGATCCGCAAAGCTGGCTGACCACGCATGGAATAAACGAGGTCGAGTGCCTCGTTCCCGACGTCAACGGCGTGCTGCGCGGCAAGGCTTTGCCGGCGGCCAAGTTCCTCAAGTCGCTCGAGGACCGGGCGCTCTATTTGCCGAGCAGCGCCTTCCTGGTCGCCATCGACGGCCGCTATTCCGGTTCCATCGACGAGGGGTTCGCCTATCAAGACCCCGACATGCGCATGGTGCCCGACCTTTCGACGCTCAGCCTTGCGCCCGGCGGCGGCTCCGGTAAGGCCTATGTCTTTGCCGATACGTTCCACATGGACGACCGGCCCTGGATGGCTTCGCCGCGCCATGTGCTGCGGGCCGTGCTCGATCTCTACCGCCGGCGCGGCTGGCGTGCGGTGATGGCGCCGGAGCTCGAATTCTACCTCACGGCGCCAAATCCAGATCCGGATCGGCCGCTGACCGCGCCGGTCGGACGCAACGGCCGGCCGGAAAGCGTGCAGCATCCCTACGACATGCAGGCGCTGGAGGAATTCGAAACGGTGACGCGGCGCCTCTACGACCACGCCGCCATCGCCGGCCTGCCGCTCGACACACTGATCCACGAATCCGGCACCGCGCAGCTCGAGATCAACTTCCTGCACGGCGATCCGCTGGCGCTGGCCGACAAGGTGCTGTTGTTCAAGCGCATGGCGCGGCAGGCGGCGCAGGCGAGCGGCATGCACGCCACCTTCATGGCGAAGCCGATCGCGGCGCAGGCCGGCAGCTCGATGCATCTGCACATGTCGATCGTCGACGAAAGCGGCGAGCCATTGTTCGCCGGCAAAGACGGCGAGGATAGCGCGATGTTCGCGCAGTTCATCGGCGGCCTGCAGAAATACATCCCTGAAATCATGCCGCTGTTTGCACCCAACGTGAACTCGTATCGCCGAATCCGGCCTGGGCACAGCGCGCCGGCCAACATCGAATGGTCGCATGACAACCGCTCCTGCGGCCTGCGCGTGCCGATAGGCGGGCGGGCGGCTCGGCGGGTCGAGAACCGGCTTCCCGGCGCCGACGCCAATCCATATCTCGCCATGGCCGGTTCGCTGATCGCCGGCTATCTCGGCATCGAGGAGAAGCTCGACCGCTCGGCGGAAGCTTTCGGCAATGCCTATCGAAGCCAGAGCACGCTGCCGAAAACCATGGAGGAAGCGCTCGACCGCTTCGCCGCCTGCGAGCCGGTGCGGGCGCTGGTCGGCGAGGATTTCTTCCAGACCTATCTGCGCGTGAAGAGCGTCGAGCTCGATCTGTTCCAGACTGTCGTGACGTCGTGGGAACGCGACCATCTGCTGCTCAAGGTGTGA
- a CDS encoding GntR family transcriptional regulator has protein sequence MVRAIADRIVTGYLRPGERLDEISLAARFDVSRTPVREALGHLSAMGLVERRPNRGAIVAVITQEHLASMFESMAELEAICARFSAERMTAAERRSLEMEHQASARLVQLRAEEDYEYFNTEFHSRLYRGAHNTHIHDLTVATRSRLAPFRRAQFMLPGRLAKSWQEHDVIVTAIMRGDAAAAGKAARDHVSIVSEASAVFAAVDPMEPKVSRSARR, from the coding sequence ATGGTGAGGGCGATCGCGGACCGCATCGTCACCGGCTATCTGCGCCCCGGCGAAAGGCTCGACGAGATCTCGCTCGCCGCCCGTTTCGACGTCTCGCGCACGCCCGTCCGAGAGGCGCTCGGTCACTTGAGCGCGATGGGGCTGGTCGAAAGACGGCCCAACCGGGGCGCCATCGTCGCGGTGATCACGCAGGAACATCTGGCCTCTATGTTCGAGAGCATGGCCGAGCTGGAAGCGATCTGCGCGCGCTTCTCGGCCGAGCGCATGACCGCTGCCGAGCGTCGATCGCTTGAGATGGAGCATCAGGCATCGGCGCGGCTCGTGCAGCTCCGCGCCGAGGAGGACTACGAGTATTTCAACACCGAGTTCCACAGCAGGCTCTATCGCGGCGCCCACAACACGCATATCCACGATTTGACCGTGGCGACCCGCAGCCGGCTGGCGCCGTTCCGGCGCGCGCAGTTCATGCTGCCGGGCCGGCTGGCCAAGTCCTGGCAGGAGCATGATGTGATCGTTACCGCGATCATGCGCGGCGATGCGGCGGCTGCCGGCAAGGCCGCCCGCGATCATGTATCGATCGTCAGCGAGGCGAGCGCGGTGTTCGCGGCCGTCGACCCGATGGAACCGAAGGTCAGCCGATCCGCGCGTCGATGA
- a CDS encoding ABC transporter ATP-binding protein: protein MTAVPDIEFRAVTKRYGAVTAVSGIDLAIPPSAFVALLGPSGCGKTTCLRMIGGFEQPSEGQVLIRGRDMAGTPPYRRPVNMVFQQYALFPHLDVEDNISYGLRQARPRLSSREISSKAGEALAMVQLAGYGRRKIHELSGGQQQRVALARALVNKPAVLLLDEPLAALDKKLRTDMQIELQNLQREIGITFVLVTHDQEEALSMSDFVCVMNGGRVVQIGQPSEIYDEPADLFVADFVGKTNLLSGKVAGLSRGLVDVALADGTVISARKRAPLSPGEAVSVSLRPESLSLSALGGGSLKGVVRNRIFLGSTAEYAIEVQGIGSLLAKADHAIGQGNLFKPGEPVAIGFAVGAPLAFPQPENNGTNQREDHVEILS, encoded by the coding sequence TTGACTGCAGTGCCCGATATCGAGTTTCGCGCGGTCACCAAGCGCTACGGCGCCGTCACGGCGGTCAGCGGCATAGACCTTGCCATCCCGCCTTCCGCTTTCGTCGCGCTGCTCGGTCCGTCCGGCTGCGGCAAGACGACGTGCCTGCGCATGATCGGCGGCTTCGAGCAGCCGAGCGAGGGCCAGGTGCTGATCCGCGGCCGCGACATGGCCGGAACGCCGCCCTACCGGCGCCCGGTCAACATGGTGTTCCAGCAATATGCGCTGTTTCCGCATCTCGATGTCGAGGACAACATCTCCTACGGCCTGCGCCAGGCGAGGCCGCGCTTGTCGTCGCGCGAGATATCCTCAAAGGCAGGCGAGGCGCTGGCGATGGTGCAACTCGCCGGTTACGGACGCCGCAAGATCCACGAGCTTTCCGGCGGCCAGCAGCAGCGTGTCGCGCTCGCCCGCGCGCTGGTCAACAAGCCGGCGGTGCTTCTTCTCGACGAGCCGCTGGCGGCGCTCGACAAGAAATTGCGCACCGACATGCAGATCGAGCTGCAGAACCTGCAGCGCGAGATTGGCATCACCTTCGTGCTGGTCACCCACGACCAGGAGGAAGCGCTGTCGATGAGCGACTTCGTCTGCGTCATGAATGGCGGCCGCGTCGTCCAGATCGGCCAGCCAAGCGAGATCTATGACGAGCCGGCCGATCTCTTCGTCGCCGACTTCGTCGGCAAGACCAATCTCTTGAGCGGCAAGGTGGCCGGGCTCTCCCGCGGCCTCGTCGACGTCGCGCTTGCCGACGGCACGGTGATTTCCGCGCGCAAGCGGGCGCCGCTTAGCCCCGGCGAGGCGGTATCCGTCAGTTTGCGGCCGGAATCGCTCAGCCTCTCGGCACTGGGAGGCGGCAGCCTGAAGGGCGTCGTCCGCAACCGGATTTTTCTGGGCTCGACAGCCGAATACGCGATCGAGGTCCAGGGCATCGGATCACTGCTCGCCAAGGCCGATCACGCGATCGGCCAGGGCAATCTTTTCAAGCCGGGCGAACCCGTCGCCATCGGCTTTGCCGTCGGAGCGCCGCTGGCGTTTCCGCAGCCTGAGAACAACGGGACCAACCAGAGGGAAGACCATGTCGAAATCCTATCGTGA
- a CDS encoding ABC transporter permease: MRAFVVAVFAFLYLPIALVVLFSFNAGQHASEFTGFSAQWYGKALSNPFLVEALKNSLFIATTSALLAAVCGTAAALGLQRVGARMRALFDALLGAAIVVPGVVIGISTLVALVQLFAVVNPFLASLWPTDQPPRLALGYGSIIAAHGLFSMALVTMIVGTRLGSLDRNLVEASSDLYATPLTTFRSIVLPQIMPAMIAGFLLAFTFSFDDFIIAFFVAGAQTTLPIYVFASIRRGVTPEINAVATIVLAASVLLVLLAQSQLGRRKPSR; encoded by the coding sequence ATGCGCGCCTTCGTCGTTGCCGTCTTTGCCTTCCTCTATCTGCCGATCGCGCTGGTCGTGCTGTTCTCCTTCAATGCCGGTCAGCACGCCAGCGAGTTCACCGGCTTCTCGGCGCAATGGTACGGCAAGGCGCTGTCCAATCCGTTCCTGGTCGAGGCGCTGAAGAACAGCCTGTTCATCGCCACCACCAGCGCGCTGCTGGCGGCCGTCTGCGGCACGGCCGCGGCGCTTGGGCTGCAGCGCGTCGGCGCGCGGATGCGAGCGCTCTTCGATGCGCTGCTGGGCGCCGCCATCGTCGTTCCAGGCGTGGTCATCGGCATCTCGACGCTGGTGGCGCTGGTGCAGCTCTTCGCCGTCGTCAATCCGTTCCTTGCTTCGCTGTGGCCGACCGACCAGCCGCCGCGCCTCGCGCTCGGCTACGGCTCGATCATCGCCGCGCACGGCCTGTTCTCGATGGCGCTGGTGACGATGATCGTCGGCACCCGGCTCGGCAGCCTCGACCGCAACCTGGTCGAGGCATCGAGCGATCTCTATGCCACGCCGCTGACGACGTTCCGCTCGATCGTGCTGCCGCAGATCATGCCGGCGATGATCGCCGGCTTCCTGCTCGCCTTCACCTTCTCCTTCGACGATTTCATCATCGCCTTCTTCGTCGCCGGCGCTCAGACGACGCTTCCGATCTACGTCTTTGCCTCGATCCGGCGCGGCGTGACGCCGGAGATCAACGCCGTCGCCACGATCGTGCTCGCCGCCTCGGTCCTGCTCGTCCTGCTCGCGCAATCGCAACTCGGCCGACGAAAACCATCGCGTTGA
- a CDS encoding GFA family protein: MTIWVGYRPRQFRLTRGQPREFSKTRGVVRGFCEKCGTSITYRDEGLSDELYVTIGFLDHPERFRPQAHAYWRLRLPWLEFPDRLPRIDTYSRRRDPAFRNPADR, from the coding sequence ATGACCATCTGGGTCGGTTACCGCCCGCGCCAGTTCCGGCTGACCCGCGGCCAGCCCCGGGAATTCTCGAAGACCCGAGGCGTCGTTCGCGGCTTCTGCGAAAAATGCGGCACCTCGATCACCTATCGCGACGAAGGGCTGAGCGACGAGCTCTATGTCACCATCGGATTCCTCGATCATCCGGAGCGGTTCCGGCCACAGGCGCATGCCTATTGGCGCCTGCGGCTGCCTTGGCTGGAATTCCCCGACCGTCTGCCGCGCATCGACACCTATTCGCGACGCCGCGATCCGGCGTTCCGCAATCCCGCCGACCGGTAG
- a CDS encoding ABC transporter permease, whose protein sequence is MRGSLFRKNFLTALLLAPATLWLVVFLVLPFVAIAIFSVGERAPEGGYQAALTLAQYANLPARATAFWNTMVLAPVGALACLIVAYPVAYYLALRAPQRWRLILLALIVIPFWTSLLMRTYAWMYILGGRGIPALLAYVGIEDLRLINTPGAVLLGIVYGYLPLMILPIYVSLERLDRRLLEASADLGATPLSTFLGVTLRLSLPGVMTGFSLVMILLLGEYLIPTLLGGGKVFFIGNALVDLFLQSRNWPFGSAIAITLVAVSVVVLIVANRISTRLSGARRVDLI, encoded by the coding sequence ATGCGCGGCAGTCTCTTTCGCAAGAATTTCCTGACGGCGCTGCTGCTCGCTCCGGCGACGCTATGGCTTGTCGTGTTCCTGGTCCTGCCCTTCGTGGCCATCGCCATCTTCAGCGTCGGCGAGCGGGCGCCCGAGGGCGGCTACCAGGCCGCGCTGACGCTCGCGCAATACGCCAACCTGCCGGCGCGGGCGACAGCCTTCTGGAACACCATGGTGCTGGCGCCGGTCGGCGCGCTCGCCTGCCTCATCGTCGCTTACCCGGTCGCCTATTATCTGGCGCTGCGGGCGCCGCAGCGCTGGCGGCTGATCCTGCTCGCGCTGATCGTCATCCCGTTCTGGACAAGCCTGCTGATGCGCACCTATGCCTGGATGTACATCCTCGGCGGGCGCGGCATTCCGGCCCTGCTCGCCTATGTCGGCATCGAGGATCTGAGACTCATCAACACGCCGGGCGCGGTGCTGCTCGGCATCGTCTACGGCTATCTGCCGCTGATGATCCTGCCGATCTATGTCAGCCTCGAGCGGCTCGACCGCCGGCTGCTGGAAGCCTCCGCCGATCTCGGCGCGACGCCCTTGTCGACCTTCCTCGGCGTGACGCTCAGGCTGTCGCTACCCGGCGTGATGACCGGCTTCTCGCTGGTGATGATCCTCTTGCTCGGCGAATACCTGATCCCGACGCTGCTCGGCGGCGGCAAGGTGTTCTTCATCGGCAACGCGCTGGTCGATCTCTTCCTGCAGTCGCGCAACTGGCCGTTCGGATCGGCGATCGCCATCACGCTGGTTGCGGTCTCGGTGGTGGTGCTGATCGTCGCCAACCGCATCTCGACCCGGCTTTCGGGCGCCCGCCGCGTGGACCTGATTTGA
- a CDS encoding BMP family ABC transporter substrate-binding protein has translation MTERFMLSRRDLLKTSAVGAALGLASAAFPIRAARAASATVGFIYVGPKDDYGYNQAHAEGAATLKGIEGISIVEEENVPETVDVQKTMESMINLDGASLIFPTSFGYFDPHMLAMCAKFPDVQFRHCGGMWNKDKHPINAGSYFGYIGMGQYLNGVVAGHTTKSKKLGFVAAKPIPQVLLNINSFLLGARSVDPAITCQVIFTGEWSLAVKEAEATNALVDQGADVITCHVDSPKVVVETAAGRGAFVCGYHANQSPLAPEKYLTGAEWNWAKVYKMFVDDLVAGKPLPNFTRGGLADGFVKMSPLGPAVGEAARKQFDATLAEMMKGGFSVIKGPLKSNKGAVVATEGQAFVETAIELESMDYLVEGVVGSTA, from the coding sequence ATGACCGAGAGATTCATGCTTAGCCGCCGCGACCTGCTCAAGACCTCCGCCGTCGGAGCGGCTCTCGGTCTGGCCTCGGCAGCCTTTCCGATCCGCGCCGCGCGCGCCGCCTCCGCGACCGTCGGCTTCATCTATGTCGGCCCGAAGGACGACTATGGCTACAACCAGGCGCATGCCGAAGGGGCTGCGACGCTGAAGGGCATCGAAGGCATTTCCATCGTCGAGGAAGAGAACGTTCCCGAGACGGTCGACGTCCAGAAGACGATGGAATCGATGATCAATCTCGACGGCGCCTCGCTGATCTTCCCGACTTCATTCGGCTATTTCGATCCGCATATGCTGGCCATGTGCGCCAAGTTCCCCGACGTGCAGTTCCGCCATTGCGGCGGCATGTGGAACAAGGACAAGCATCCGATCAACGCCGGCTCCTATTTCGGCTATATCGGCATGGGTCAGTACCTGAACGGCGTCGTCGCCGGACACACCACCAAATCGAAGAAACTCGGCTTCGTCGCCGCCAAGCCGATCCCGCAGGTGCTGCTCAACATCAACTCCTTCCTGCTCGGCGCGCGCTCGGTCGATCCGGCGATCACCTGCCAGGTGATCTTCACCGGAGAATGGTCGCTGGCGGTCAAGGAGGCCGAGGCCACCAACGCGCTGGTCGACCAGGGCGCCGACGTCATCACCTGCCATGTCGACAGTCCCAAGGTGGTGGTCGAGACGGCCGCCGGGCGCGGCGCCTTCGTCTGCGGCTACCACGCCAACCAAAGTCCGCTGGCGCCGGAAAAATATCTGACCGGCGCGGAGTGGAACTGGGCCAAGGTCTACAAGATGTTCGTCGACGATCTCGTCGCCGGCAAGCCGCTGCCCAATTTCACGCGCGGCGGCCTGGCCGACGGCTTCGTCAAGATGAGTCCGCTCGGGCCCGCCGTCGGCGAAGCCGCGCGCAAGCAGTTCGACGCCACGCTGGCCGAAATGATGAAGGGCGGCTTCTCCGTCATCAAGGGACCGCTGAAGAGCAACAAAGGCGCCGTCGTCGCCACCGAAGGCCAGGCCTTCGTCGAGACAGCCATCGAGCTCGAAAGCATGGACTATCTCGTCGAGGGCGTCGTCGGCTCGACCGCCTGA
- a CDS encoding LuxR C-terminal-related transcriptional regulator, with amino-acid sequence MATSRSDDYNALAAVIAATRETGGDHFGEAIVGWLRGHVRFDHCVIFGYRGSARPPLLFETFSPAESHIFVALYQEGPYLLDPFHHAAVERKEGFWRMRELAPDRFYASEYYRSYYSQTRLAEEVGFFVPLAGKDALVLSLMRLRASGPFGTADARLLRDMAPAVVGFCRLRWPTLPADEVAVPPPGETVATANELDRAHIWKSLSLTSREKQVVDLVLQGHSTESIARALRIVPGTVKVHRRNIYRKLKIKSQAGLFARFVEIIDARIG; translated from the coding sequence TTGGCCACCTCCCGCAGTGATGACTACAACGCTTTAGCTGCCGTCATCGCCGCGACGCGCGAGACCGGCGGCGACCATTTCGGCGAGGCGATCGTCGGCTGGCTGCGCGGACATGTCCGCTTCGACCATTGCGTGATCTTCGGCTATCGGGGTTCGGCGCGGCCGCCGCTCTTGTTCGAGACCTTCTCGCCGGCCGAAAGCCACATCTTTGTCGCGCTCTATCAGGAAGGGCCTTATCTGCTCGACCCCTTCCACCACGCCGCGGTCGAGCGCAAGGAAGGGTTCTGGCGCATGCGCGAGCTGGCACCGGACCGCTTCTATGCCAGCGAATACTACCGCTCCTATTACAGCCAGACCCGGCTCGCCGAGGAGGTGGGCTTCTTCGTGCCGCTGGCCGGCAAGGATGCGCTGGTGCTGTCGCTGATGCGACTGCGCGCATCGGGGCCGTTCGGAACCGCCGACGCCAGGCTGCTGCGCGACATGGCGCCGGCGGTGGTCGGCTTCTGCAGACTGCGCTGGCCGACTTTGCCCGCCGACGAAGTCGCGGTTCCGCCGCCGGGCGAGACCGTCGCGACGGCCAATGAATTGGATCGCGCCCATATCTGGAAGAGCCTGTCGCTGACCTCGCGCGAAAAGCAGGTCGTCGACCTTGTGCTCCAGGGCCATTCGACGGAATCGATCGCCAGGGCGCTCAGGATCGTGCCCGGGACGGTCAAGGTCCACCGCCGCAACATCTACCGCAAGCTCAAGATAAAGTCGCAGGCAGGCCTCTTCGCGCGTTTCGTCGAAATCATCGACGCGCGGATCGGCTGA
- a CDS encoding spermidine/putrescine ABC transporter substrate-binding protein → MSKSYRDGLPISPEKFVDQLMRLKRGSISRRDFLGLTGLGVATAVMARELGIMPTPAFAAESLGDRMSIATWPNYHDPATFENFKAETGVAVEVNVFGSNEEMLAKLQAGGSGWSLFVPTNYTISTYKKLGIIEPLDMAKLGNFDGTKEDARFTAEGTIDGTIYAVPKNWGTTGFAVNTKKLTKPMSSWKEFWDTAMTEADGRTMVHDYQLTTIGNALKYYGYSFNSLKQDELAKAEELLLKVKPHLFAVSSDYQPGMRAGDAWMTMCWTNDGAQLHRDIPEIAYVLGKEGGEIWTDFYAIPKDAPNKPAGYALLNYLMNPKVAVKEHLANGAPSTDARVNALLPKEVLDNPILYPAADLLKPLEFGAAATLTDPGRAELMARFKAA, encoded by the coding sequence ATGTCGAAATCCTATCGTGACGGACTGCCGATAAGCCCCGAAAAATTCGTCGATCAATTGATGCGCCTGAAGCGCGGCTCGATCAGCCGTCGCGACTTCCTCGGCCTTACCGGTCTTGGCGTCGCGACCGCGGTGATGGCGCGCGAGCTCGGCATCATGCCGACGCCGGCCTTTGCCGCCGAGAGCCTCGGCGACCGCATGTCGATCGCCACCTGGCCAAATTATCACGACCCGGCGACGTTCGAGAATTTCAAGGCCGAGACGGGTGTGGCCGTCGAGGTCAACGTCTTCGGGTCGAACGAAGAGATGCTGGCCAAGCTGCAGGCCGGCGGCTCGGGCTGGAGCCTGTTCGTGCCGACCAACTATACGATCTCGACCTACAAGAAGCTCGGCATCATCGAGCCGCTGGACATGGCCAAGCTCGGCAATTTCGACGGCACCAAGGAAGATGCGCGCTTCACCGCGGAAGGCACGATCGACGGCACGATCTACGCCGTGCCGAAGAACTGGGGCACGACCGGCTTCGCCGTCAACACCAAGAAGCTCACGAAGCCGATGTCGAGTTGGAAGGAGTTCTGGGATACGGCGATGACCGAGGCCGACGGCCGCACCATGGTGCACGACTACCAGCTCACCACGATCGGCAACGCGCTGAAATATTACGGCTATTCCTTCAACTCGCTGAAGCAGGACGAGCTCGCCAAGGCCGAGGAATTGCTGCTCAAGGTCAAGCCGCATCTGTTCGCGGTGTCGAGCGACTACCAGCCGGGAATGCGCGCGGGCGATGCCTGGATGACGATGTGCTGGACCAATGACGGCGCGCAGCTTCACCGCGACATCCCCGAGATCGCCTATGTGCTCGGCAAGGAGGGCGGCGAGATCTGGACCGACTTCTACGCCATCCCGAAGGATGCGCCGAACAAGCCCGCCGGCTATGCGCTGCTCAACTATCTCATGAACCCGAAGGTCGCGGTGAAGGAGCATCTGGCCAACGGCGCGCCCTCGACCGACGCGCGGGTCAACGCGCTGCTGCCGAAAGAGGTGCTCGACAATCCGATCCTCTATCCGGCGGCCGACCTGTTGAAGCCGCTCGAGTTCGGCGCCGCGGCGACGCTTACCGATCCGGGTCGCGCCGAGCTGATGGCGCGCTTCAAGGCCGCGTGA